The window GCTCTCTTGCAGCATCAACCGTAGGGTCAGTCCTCTTCGATTCAGTCCAAGTTTTCTCTCCTGATTACGCGGCTGATCGTCTTCGACCGGGGGGCTGGGTGGGGGGTGGGGGTGTTCTCGAGGAAAGGGGAGAGTAGTCGTCACGGATCGACGGACGATCAACAAATTAGCTAGCTTAAGCGTCTAGTAATGTCAGTAAAGCTCTCGTTGCCATGGAAGCGTCGAATCCTGATAGTAGCACCGTGGCATTCGACCTTCTGTAAAGcttgattttttcattttttcattttcatccttGCTAATTACATTGAGAACCTCTCTGTTCAGCCGACTCCGCGTTCGTTTGCTAAGATCCTTAGGctaaattcaaaaaaaaaaaaaaaaagaaccttaTCGTCCAATAAGTCGCCGGTGAGCTTAGCTCGTTCGCAGCATTCGGTGAAAAGCAACCGGACTCGTCGAGTCGGCCCTTTTAATCTTCCTGGCGAACCTTCGCCGCCGTTCGCTGCCCTACCGTCTCTCGAAACGGAACTTGAAGGTGATCTCGGGCAGGGCCAGATTGCCGATAGGGATCGTGTAATCCTCCTTCTCCACCGGCACTATCGTGAAGTTCTTCAGCAACGTGGCCACGATCGAGAAGCTGAGATACTGTACCAGCTTGTAGCCCATGCACGACCTTCGACCACCGCCGAACGGCAAGAAGTGTTCCGGCTTTAACAGCCTGCCGTTCTGCACGAATCTGTCGGGCATGAATTCCTCGGGCGACGTCCACAGCTCGTTCGACATGTTCAGGGCGTAGTTGTTCAGAAATATGAACGTGTCCTTTTTGATACTGTAACCTGACAACGTGATACCGTGGATAAGACGACGAACGAAGACGATCGAATtcgagaaaaagaaggaagggtGATAAAATTGTCGAAACTTACCAGCGATTGAGCTATCCTGATTGGCGACGTGCGGCACGATAGGACTGGCGATTATTCTAACGGTCTCCAAGATGATCGCCTCGACGTACGGCAAGGATCCTCTGTTCTCCAGGCCGACGTAGTGTCCCGTGATCCCGACAGCGTCGATTTCCTGTTGCGCGATCTGCTGAACCCACGGTCGCGTCGCGAGGAACCCGAGCACCTTGACCAGGAGATTACCGATGGCGGTGTGCCCACCGATTATGTCCTCAAGCACGAACAACGTGGTGTTCCAGGACATGTGCGGCTCCGCGTCGGTTTTCACATGATTGATCAGACAGTCCATGTAATTGTTCTCGGGTACCGTGCCGTTCCAGTTGTTCAATCTCTCGGATATTATGTTCTCGATGATGAACTTGCGTATCGCGTGGCTCCAGTGAGCCATCCTCGCCATGTTACGATGATGAAGGGGCATTAGGAACGGCAGGAAATCAGCCGCGTATCCTTGGTTCACCTCGAAGAAGACCCGATCGAAATTGGCCACCATGTTACGGAAACCGGGATGCTCGAACCGGAAGTTCTTCGAGCATAGATAAGTGAGGAAAATGTTGGCGCAACAGTGGAGGATCAACGGTTTCGTGTCCACGTCCTTCTTGGACAGGGAGCCCAGATGGTCGACCAGGAACTTCATCTCGTCGTTGATTATACCGTTCAGCTCGTTATAACGAGCGGAGAAGGCTCGGGGGAACGTGTACGCTCGAACCATTTCTCTTCGTGTCTTCTGAACCTCCGACCAGTTGCAGAACGCCAGAGCTGCAACATTCGTTAAAAATCCATTCCTTCAGTACCGACgttgaagagaaagaaagaaggaatgaaagaaaaagatctTCCACTCGGCTACGGACAGGAAATGTACGAGAGGAAAACCAGGAATCACGAggatttaaatataaaacggTTGAATCGAGGAAAAGAAATCGATCGATAAAGAGATTTTCATTGATGCTACGGCGTCAAGGTGAACCGAAGATCGACGGCGTTAAACTTGACCTTCCAACGGCATTTCTTGACGCAAGAACGCGAACGCGATTTCGAAATATCGTTGTCAGGCGAAAAGGAAAAATTCGTCGACGCGCGTTCTTTCTCCTCTCCCTTTCCGTTGTCCGATCGTTCGCCGTTTCTCCTTCCACCTGATTCTCGGATCGCACACGCGGAAATACAAGCCGTCCCGCGCGTACTCGGCAGAAAATCGATTCATCGAATCGCGCGCGCCAGCCTGCGGCTCGATTTCAAATCGAACCGTTCGCCAGTCAGGCTCGGAACAGGAAATGACCTGGTTTCTTCTGTTTTTACAGGACGACACGATTACGCTCTCCTTCTCTTTCGATTTAACCCCTTTCGGATgtgttttatcatatttttaagAGATCGCATTATTTCACAGACCGGGAAAGAGGTGGCATAGAATTTGCAAAaagttttttcaaaatattacaattttctccCGACGAACGTGTCTCGTTCGAAGAGGGAGCAGGcggaagaggagaaagagagaaagaaaattccCGGCGAGTCGGCTATCGGAAACGCCTCCGGTGGATCAGCCTTGATCCTGTTTGCCGAGGAACGCGTGAAAGTGGTACCGTGACCTTTCCGGTGTTGCACTTGGTACCGCTTCGGCGTTGACCTTAGCACGAGTTTCGATGTTCTCTGAACGAAAAAATAAACGGCCCGCACACGCTCACGTGTCGCGGCACCATCGGCAAGGTCGTTAGCATGGGGAACGAGTTTTTCAGCAACCGTCAATAAGGTGTCGATTCATTGAATTTTTCGCGCTGACTCCCGTACATCTGGACGATCCGTTTCCCGGTCGCGTCCGTTCGAAAGGAGACCAGAGAAATATCAGAAGTGAATTAAAACTTCATGATTCGAGTCGCGTTACGTAATCCCGATTGATTCTCCGAACGTACACGAACCGCGACCAGTTTGCATGGTAAACGGATTGTTAATTAATTCGGAATTAACGTTAGAGAGGCTCGACGAGCGGATGATGAGATGATAGAAATGAAAGTTGCTTACAATTCTCCTTGTTACCACCGAAGAGCAGATGATATCTGTCGAAGTTCGGCCGGGAATCGAAATGGTGTCCTTTGGTGATCAGCACCTCTTTGATGTTCTCCAAACCGTTTACGACCACACAGGGCACAGATCCCATCCTTAGCTTGATCACCTCGCACTCGTATTCCTTAACCAGGTCACCGAAAGCTTTATAGGGCACGTTATAGCGTCCCAGGATGTGAAGGGAGCCCAGGATCGGCCACGGTTTCGGTCCCGGTGGTTCCGGCAACAAGTGGCTGTCATCGTCGACGATCACGTTCTTCGACGTCTTCTTCGAACGGAGATAATCCAGGAGGATCAGCGCGAGTGCCAGGAAAGTGACGGCGATCAGGAAGCACGTGGTGGCTGTCAAAGGGATCATCTTCGATCTTGTCTCTCCTCGGTGCACTC of the Osmia lignaria lignaria isolate PbOS001 chromosome 7, iyOsmLign1, whole genome shotgun sequence genome contains:
- the LOC117604627 gene encoding cytochrome P450 307a1, producing the protein MIPLTATTCFLIAVTFLALALILLDYLRSKKTSKNVIVDDDSHLLPEPPGPKPWPILGSLHILGRYNVPYKAFGDLVKEYECEVIKLRMGSVPCVVVNGLENIKEVLITKGHHFDSRPNFDRYHLLFGGNKENSLAFCNWSEVQKTRREMVRAYTFPRAFSARYNELNGIINDEMKFLVDHLGSLSKKDVDTKPLILHCCANIFLTYLCSKNFRFEHPGFRNMVANFDRVFFEVNQGYAADFLPFLMPLHHRNMARMAHWSHAIRKFIIENIISERLNNWNGTVPENNYMDCLINHVKTDAEPHMSWNTTLFVLEDIIGGHTAIGNLLVKVLGFLATRPWVQQIAQQEIDAVGITGHYVGLENRGSLPYVEAIILETVRIIASPIVPHVANQDSSIAGYSIKKDTFIFLNNYALNMSNELWTSPEEFMPDRFVQNGRLLKPEHFLPFGGGRRSCMGYKLVQYLSFSIVATLLKNFTIVPVEKEDYTIPIGNLALPEITFKFRFERR